A DNA window from Maribellus comscasis contains the following coding sequences:
- a CDS encoding GntR family transcriptional regulator, translated as MNKYLRINHDSEIPKYKQVVNIIISDIESGIFKKGQRVPSINETSEDLLLSRDTVEKAYVFLKKKGILSSVRGKGYYVNQVSVFKKLKVALILNKLSNYKRSIYYSLIETLGTKASVDVFIYNYDLSQFEDIINDQISSYDYFIILPHFKSDNQQAINIIKKIQKEKVLLIDRNMESLKEYPVVYQEYEKDIQSALGNGIDLIRKYKKINLVFPSNQYYSRYIVRGFQIFCQVNDLPFSIIEEFSDNNVKKDEAFVLVSDEDLYQFIKVCKSNFWKLGHDVGVVAYNDNSVKEILEDGITTISTNHDEMGRIAAEMIVSKNFYRIKSPFTFIKRNSL; from the coding sequence ATGAACAAGTATTTACGTATAAATCACGATTCCGAAATTCCAAAATACAAGCAGGTTGTGAATATTATTATTTCCGATATCGAATCGGGGATTTTTAAAAAAGGACAACGTGTTCCGTCGATTAATGAGACAAGTGAAGATTTATTACTTTCGAGAGACACGGTTGAAAAAGCGTATGTTTTTTTAAAAAAGAAAGGTATCCTTTCATCTGTTCGGGGAAAAGGTTACTATGTTAATCAGGTCAGCGTATTCAAAAAATTGAAAGTGGCCCTTATTTTGAACAAATTAAGTAACTATAAACGAAGTATTTACTATTCATTGATTGAAACTTTAGGCACCAAGGCAAGTGTTGATGTTTTTATTTACAATTACGACTTGTCACAATTCGAAGATATTATTAACGACCAGATCTCAAGCTACGACTATTTTATAATACTTCCACATTTTAAAAGTGACAATCAACAGGCCATAAACATTATAAAAAAAATTCAAAAAGAGAAAGTACTTTTAATCGACCGAAATATGGAGTCTTTAAAAGAATATCCGGTTGTTTACCAGGAATATGAAAAAGACATTCAATCGGCACTTGGAAATGGTATTGACCTGATTCGGAAATACAAAAAAATAAACCTTGTTTTTCCTTCAAATCAATATTATTCCCGGTACATTGTTCGTGGGTTTCAAATATTTTGCCAGGTAAACGACTTACCTTTTTCTATCATCGAAGAGTTTAGCGATAATAACGTAAAAAAGGACGAAGCATTTGTTTTAGTTTCTGATGAAGACTTATATCAGTTTATCAAAGTCTGTAAAAGCAATTTTTGGAAGCTGGGGCACGACGTGGGTGTTGTAGCATACAATGACAACTCTGTAAAAGAAATTTTGGAGGATGGAATTACCACCATCTCAACCAATCACGATGAGATGGGACGTATTGCGGCTGAAATGATTGTAAGTAAAAATTTTTACCGGATTAAGAGCCCGTTTACATTCATCAAGCGCAATTCACTCTAA
- a CDS encoding MFS transporter → MTGIALGNMELAIDKKRARLAVSLVYFCMGLAFASWASRIPDIKTTLQLSDGVFGSILFALPVGQFLMMPFSGKLVTRFGSHNVLKFALPAYTFALSGIGLVQAGWQLAGVLFLFGIFGNMCNISVNTQGVAAERLYGRPIMASFHGGWSLAGFTGALIGLVMVNLKVAPFWHFVVIILIVWGIVKINYPYLLRSEAHKGKNEPRRKFFMKPDGILLQLGIIGFFSMASEGAMFDWSGVYFKDVVKAPDSLVILGYTSFMIMMATGRFLADYLISKIGRKRLMRICGIMISGGLFTSVIFPYLIPSTIAFMMVGLGVSSIVPTVYSTAGKQHKIPPGIALATVSSVSFLGFLMGPPLIGFIAEAFGLRYSYAVIGVFGIGITLLVAKVKALQSEG, encoded by the coding sequence ATGACGGGAATTGCACTTGGTAATATGGAGTTGGCGATTGATAAAAAGCGGGCGAGGCTGGCGGTTTCTTTGGTATACTTTTGTATGGGGCTGGCCTTTGCTTCCTGGGCAAGTCGTATACCGGATATAAAAACAACACTTCAACTTAGCGATGGTGTTTTTGGAAGTATTCTGTTTGCACTTCCCGTCGGACAATTTTTGATGATGCCTTTTTCAGGAAAGCTTGTTACCCGTTTTGGAAGTCATAATGTTTTAAAATTTGCTTTACCTGCCTACACCTTTGCTTTAAGTGGTATTGGATTAGTGCAGGCTGGCTGGCAATTGGCCGGTGTTCTTTTTCTTTTTGGCATTTTTGGAAACATGTGTAATATTTCAGTAAATACTCAGGGAGTTGCAGCTGAACGCCTTTATGGCCGTCCAATTATGGCTTCATTTCATGGCGGTTGGAGCCTGGCAGGATTTACAGGAGCGCTTATTGGTTTGGTAATGGTAAATTTGAAAGTGGCTCCATTCTGGCACTTTGTTGTAATAATTCTGATCGTTTGGGGCATTGTAAAAATTAATTACCCTTACTTGTTGCGCAGTGAGGCACACAAAGGGAAAAATGAACCACGTCGGAAATTTTTTATGAAACCCGACGGGATTTTGCTGCAACTCGGTATAATAGGTTTTTTTAGTATGGCCAGCGAGGGAGCCATGTTTGATTGGAGCGGAGTCTATTTTAAAGATGTAGTAAAAGCACCTGATTCTTTGGTTATTCTCGGATATACTTCTTTTATGATTATGATGGCGACAGGCCGCTTTCTGGCTGATTACCTGATTTCAAAAATAGGTCGAAAACGGTTAATGCGAATTTGCGGAATTATGATTTCAGGCGGACTTTTCACCTCTGTTATTTTTCCATACCTGATTCCCAGTACCATCGCATTTATGATGGTCGGACTGGGAGTTTCCAGCATTGTACCTACTGTTTACAGCACAGCTGGCAAGCAACATAAAATTCCACCCGGAATTGCTCTGGCAACCGTTTCAAGCGTAAGTTTTCTGGGATTCCTGATGGGACCGCCTCTTATCGGTTTTATTGCTGAGGCTTTTGGATTACGTTATTCTTATGCGGTTATTGGCGTTTTTGGAATCGGGATTACACTTTTGGTTGCCAAAGTTAAAGCCTTACAAAGCGAAGGCTAA
- a CDS encoding alkaline phosphatase D family protein, translating into MKFPGIALIAFLLFTVSCKQKLEFKTNFDLTNDRIWVGKDFWSVPLEDWKVENGKLYCVGGIQNSRVNLLTHVISEEMGDFKLSAKVMLEDKGSAPGSAGFLVGMKDDEDPDVRAACYFGGGIKAGVNLNGYVFLKDQKVDLPEGFDFDEFTITVTGSTTKLKLDVVDKNGIKTEELVVDGEGIQGLVAIANNLPMGETEKPGKSKFSFDDFEFSGSKVIEKQENAFGPILWTMYTLSNKTVKLMALLPPIGEDDNQEVSLQLKKEENWETVDSKTIEPNSRTAVFKLENWDDTKDTEYRIEYIETDKTGKKTPDYYAGTIRKDPVDKPLKFGGLTCQFHFGFPYTPLVENLKKLNPDILYFSGDQIYEGNGGYGIKREPEDISIVNYLGKYYMFGWAFRDLLRDIPAICTPDDHDVFHGNLWGESGVAKPGGAGSSDTRGFMQSVKMVNVVNRTQCGQLPDPVDPTPIEQGMSVWYTGLNYGRISFAIVSDRIFKTGPEAVSDWEGRHDHMVEPREDLSFLDKTGVKLLGDRQMKFLNNWITDWKDVDMKVLLSQTVFANAATHHGGLEGYLYGDLDSGGWPKSGRDKVIKLMRKGAVFHINGDQHLPTLVQYGLEDYRDAGWSFCTPAIAVMYLRWFLPDEVGYPVLDRPEHGYPNTGKYTDAFGNKNYVYAVGNPGKITIDSESRYNHAQIRSSGFGFVTFDKNERSIKIDAWRFKADVDNPNPVRDEFPGWPMELSQFDNFGMGAENVLPEIVVNKPNQLIEVRKSSSNDLIRIYRMKGNSVQVKLFHPGTFDIKIGEGDNIKEFKNLKTEAKNNSQKIAVEF; encoded by the coding sequence ATGAAATTTCCAGGAATTGCTTTAATTGCTTTTTTACTTTTTACGGTTTCTTGTAAACAAAAACTTGAGTTTAAAACCAATTTTGATCTGACTAACGACAGAATCTGGGTAGGAAAAGACTTCTGGTCTGTACCGCTGGAAGACTGGAAAGTGGAAAACGGAAAACTATATTGCGTGGGCGGGATTCAAAATTCAAGGGTCAATCTACTTACCCATGTAATTTCTGAAGAAATGGGCGATTTTAAATTGTCAGCAAAAGTAATGCTTGAAGACAAAGGCAGTGCGCCGGGTTCAGCAGGCTTTCTGGTTGGAATGAAAGACGATGAAGATCCTGATGTTCGGGCGGCCTGTTATTTTGGTGGCGGTATAAAAGCAGGTGTCAATTTGAATGGCTATGTTTTTCTGAAAGACCAAAAAGTAGATTTACCCGAAGGTTTTGATTTTGATGAGTTTACAATTACGGTTACGGGGAGCACAACAAAGCTAAAACTCGATGTAGTTGATAAAAACGGAATAAAAACCGAAGAGCTCGTTGTGGATGGTGAAGGAATTCAAGGCCTGGTTGCCATTGCCAATAATTTACCTATGGGCGAAACAGAAAAACCAGGAAAATCAAAATTCTCTTTTGATGATTTTGAATTTTCGGGATCAAAAGTAATTGAAAAACAGGAAAATGCATTTGGTCCAATTCTTTGGACGATGTACACTTTGAGTAATAAAACGGTTAAACTGATGGCTTTGCTCCCACCTATCGGTGAAGACGATAATCAGGAAGTGAGCCTTCAGCTAAAAAAAGAAGAAAATTGGGAAACCGTCGATAGTAAAACCATTGAGCCAAATTCCAGAACTGCGGTTTTTAAACTCGAAAACTGGGATGACACAAAAGACACAGAATACAGAATTGAATATATTGAAACCGATAAGACAGGCAAAAAAACTCCTGATTATTATGCCGGTACCATTCGTAAAGATCCGGTTGATAAACCTCTGAAATTTGGTGGTTTAACCTGTCAGTTTCATTTTGGGTTTCCATATACACCATTGGTAGAGAATCTAAAGAAATTAAACCCTGACATTCTTTATTTCTCCGGTGATCAGATTTATGAGGGAAATGGCGGGTATGGAATAAAAAGGGAGCCTGAAGATATATCGATAGTCAATTACCTCGGAAAATATTATATGTTTGGCTGGGCATTCAGAGATTTATTACGTGACATACCAGCCATATGTACACCCGACGATCATGATGTTTTTCATGGAAATTTATGGGGTGAAAGCGGAGTTGCCAAACCGGGTGGCGCAGGAAGTTCTGACACACGAGGTTTTATGCAGTCGGTGAAAATGGTAAACGTCGTTAACCGCACGCAATGCGGACAGTTACCTGACCCGGTTGATCCGACGCCAATTGAGCAGGGAATGAGCGTTTGGTACACTGGTTTAAATTACGGAAGAATCAGTTTTGCCATTGTAAGCGACCGCATTTTCAAAACCGGTCCGGAAGCCGTTTCTGATTGGGAAGGAAGACACGATCATATGGTTGAACCGCGAGAAGACCTTTCATTTCTGGATAAAACAGGGGTGAAGCTATTAGGCGACAGGCAAATGAAATTTCTCAACAACTGGATTACAGACTGGAAAGATGTAGATATGAAAGTTTTGCTTTCTCAAACTGTTTTTGCCAATGCCGCTACACATCACGGCGGATTGGAAGGGTATCTGTACGGTGATTTAGATTCAGGAGGATGGCCAAAATCGGGCCGGGATAAAGTAATCAAACTAATGCGTAAAGGAGCTGTTTTTCATATTAACGGCGATCAACATTTGCCAACGCTGGTGCAATACGGACTGGAAGATTATCGCGATGCCGGGTGGAGTTTCTGTACTCCGGCAATTGCAGTAATGTACTTACGCTGGTTTTTACCCGATGAAGTCGGCTATCCGGTGCTTGATCGCCCGGAACATGGTTATCCGAATACGGGAAAATATACCGATGCATTTGGAAATAAGAATTATGTATATGCTGTTGGGAATCCCGGGAAAATTACAATCGATAGTGAAAGCCGGTATAATCACGCTCAAATTCGTTCTTCCGGTTTTGGCTTTGTTACATTTGACAAAAATGAACGATCAATAAAAATAGATGCATGGCGCTTTAAAGCAGACGTTGATAACCCTAATCCTGTGCGTGATGAATTCCCCGGCTGGCCAATGGAACTATCACAATTCGATAATTTCGGAATGGGCGCAGAAAATGTGCTTCCGGAAATTGTGGTTAATAAACCCAACCAACTGATAGAAGTGAGAAAATCAAGTAGCAATGATTTGATTCGTATATATAGAATGAAAGGAAACTCAGTACAGGTAAAACTGTTCCATCCCGGCACCTTTGATATTAAAATTGGTGAGGGCGATAATATAAAAGAGTTCAAAAATCTAAAAACAGAAGCAAAGAACAATAGTCAAAAAATAGCAGTAGAATTTTAA
- a CDS encoding gamma-glutamyl-gamma-aminobutyrate hydrolase family protein (Members of this family of hydrolases with an active site Cys residue belong to MEROPS family C26.), translating to MKKRIFLLFLVFAVITTSAQDFFHQEFNNRKKYVLLTNPTVRNLKTVRYLENAGLLDIKKGKTRFVGVYFEGQNYDFGETKAYIRENNLKNFYLHEIKGDLTEDNLFEKNDCTADLELIFKNSVGVFFFGGPDIPPGVYGEKNTRSIVTDPARHYFETTFLFHLLGSSRNEQYEPFLKEKPKYLVTGFCLGMQTMNVATGGTLIQDIPSEIFGAENPEAALKIGRTNLHRNYWQEIVEDTLLMGINLHTIKFTDNPFFGDVVKVSKRWEPRIYSSHHQAAEKLGKGLEVTALSPDGKIVEGLVHSVYPNVFAVQFHPEVPGLYEDLYVRKFHPEDEAMSYNDIIGKQSVKFHERYWEHISKIIRKAKNKR from the coding sequence ATGAAAAAAAGAATATTTTTATTATTTCTGGTTTTTGCAGTTATCACCACGAGTGCCCAGGATTTTTTTCACCAGGAATTTAATAACCGTAAAAAATACGTTCTTCTTACCAATCCAACAGTCAGGAATTTAAAAACAGTCCGCTATCTTGAAAATGCCGGTTTACTTGATATAAAAAAAGGAAAAACACGGTTTGTTGGTGTTTATTTTGAAGGACAGAACTACGATTTTGGCGAAACCAAAGCATATATTCGGGAAAACAACTTGAAGAATTTTTATTTACACGAAATAAAGGGAGATTTAACTGAGGATAATCTTTTTGAGAAAAATGATTGTACTGCAGATTTGGAATTGATTTTTAAAAACTCAGTGGGCGTGTTCTTTTTTGGCGGGCCTGATATTCCTCCCGGCGTATACGGTGAAAAAAATACTCGCTCTATTGTAACCGACCCTGCCCGTCATTACTTTGAAACTACTTTTCTTTTTCATCTTCTGGGGAGTTCGCGGAATGAACAATATGAGCCTTTTTTAAAAGAAAAACCAAAGTATTTGGTCACAGGGTTTTGCCTCGGAATGCAAACAATGAATGTAGCTACCGGCGGGACGTTGATACAGGATATTCCTTCCGAAATTTTTGGTGCTGAAAATCCTGAAGCTGCTTTAAAAATAGGCCGTACAAATTTACATCGTAACTACTGGCAGGAAATTGTTGAAGACACCTTACTTATGGGAATAAATCTTCATACAATAAAATTTACTGATAATCCTTTTTTTGGTGATGTTGTAAAGGTTTCGAAACGCTGGGAGCCGCGTATATACAGCAGTCATCATCAGGCTGCTGAGAAGCTTGGAAAAGGATTGGAAGTAACAGCTCTTTCTCCTGATGGAAAAATTGTAGAAGGACTTGTTCACAGCGTTTATCCCAATGTTTTTGCTGTTCAGTTTCACCCCGAAGTTCCCGGCCTGTACGAAGATTTGTATGTAAGGAAGTTTCATCCCGAAGACGAAGCAATGAGTTATAACGACATTATTGGAAAACAAAGTGTTAAGTTTCACGAGCGTTACTGGGAACACATCTCTAAAATCATTAGAAAAGCAAAGAATAAAAGATAA
- a CDS encoding prohibitin family protein — protein sequence MKFNFKTSYIVIAVVVLIVLLLFGGRMFLIIEAGERGVVFRPYTTGLDKEHVYGEGFHIIAPWNEMYIYNVREQQREETMDVLDKNGLSINTDITVRFNPIYDKIGYLHEQFGVNYINVLVVPEVRSAVRQVAGRYTAEEIYSTKRAEVEQTIKDETRKVLEENHINMRALLIRSINLPEQIKGAIESKLKQEQEALAYEFRLQREESEAERRRIEAEGIANYNRIINASLTKAILQQRGIEATIQLAESPNSKVVIIGSGDEGLPLILGNN from the coding sequence ATGAAATTCAATTTTAAGACTTCTTACATCGTTATTGCAGTTGTGGTTTTAATTGTGCTATTGCTGTTTGGCGGGCGTATGTTTTTAATAATAGAAGCCGGAGAACGAGGTGTAGTTTTCAGGCCTTATACAACTGGTTTAGACAAGGAACATGTTTATGGAGAAGGGTTTCACATTATTGCACCGTGGAATGAAATGTACATTTACAATGTGCGTGAACAGCAGCGTGAAGAAACCATGGATGTACTTGATAAAAACGGGTTATCAATTAATACAGATATCACCGTACGGTTTAATCCTATTTATGATAAAATAGGATATCTGCACGAACAATTTGGAGTCAACTATATCAACGTGCTGGTTGTTCCTGAAGTTCGTTCCGCTGTTCGTCAGGTTGCCGGGCGTTATACTGCTGAAGAAATTTATTCAACAAAAAGGGCCGAAGTAGAGCAAACGATAAAAGACGAAACGCGTAAAGTTCTGGAAGAAAACCATATTAACATGCGTGCGTTACTTATTCGTTCTATTAATTTGCCGGAACAAATAAAAGGTGCCATTGAAAGTAAACTTAAACAGGAACAGGAAGCCTTGGCTTACGAGTTCCGTTTGCAACGGGAAGAATCGGAAGCTGAACGCCGCCGGATTGAAGCAGAAGGGATTGCCAACTACAACCGGATTATCAATGCCAGTTTAACAAAGGCAATTTTGCAACAGCGTGGAATTGAAGCAACCATACAACTGGCCGAATCGCCAAACTCAAAGGTAGTTATTATAGGTAGCGGCGATGAAGGATTACCGTTAATACTTGGGAATAACTAA
- a CDS encoding c-type cytochrome, translating into MKYKFALLVISAVLFAACGGSNQKNEKSVISQPDQSAPVTEKAATQKEHPGKKVYDSVCLVCHMADGSGVPGMHPPIYESDFVNGDAEQLIKIILEGMSGKVEVKGETYNSIMPPQAHLSNQQIADVLSYVRSSFGNNSGPILPEDVQKLRK; encoded by the coding sequence ATGAAATATAAGTTTGCGCTTTTAGTAATATCTGCAGTTCTTTTTGCTGCCTGCGGAGGGAGTAATCAAAAAAACGAAAAATCAGTTATTTCGCAACCCGATCAGTCGGCTCCGGTAACTGAAAAAGCGGCCACTCAAAAGGAACATCCTGGAAAAAAAGTGTACGATTCTGTATGTTTGGTTTGCCACATGGCTGATGGATCAGGAGTTCCGGGAATGCATCCCCCGATTTATGAGTCTGATTTTGTAAACGGTGACGCCGAACAGCTAATAAAAATTATTCTGGAGGGTATGTCAGGGAAAGTGGAAGTTAAAGGAGAAACATACAATAGTATTATGCCTCCTCAGGCGCATCTTTCCAATCAGCAAATTGCTGATGTTTTAAGCTACGTTAGAAGCAGCTTTGGAAATAATTCCGGTCCGATTTTACCGGAAGATGTACAAAAACTTAGAAAGTAG
- a CDS encoding PaaI family thioesterase encodes MKKIKNPFTEKDSSRKEYNCFGCSPFNEMGLKLEFWENGEEIVAKWMPSKSMEGWLGVLHGGIQATLVDELAGWIVLLKKNTSGVTSSLNIDYLKPVYISKGEVTIKGKLTSTEGKIAKIECTLLDGEGKECLHAKADYFCFPEKIAKAKYHYPGIEAFYE; translated from the coding sequence ATGAAAAAAATCAAAAATCCTTTTACCGAAAAAGATTCATCAAGAAAAGAGTATAACTGTTTTGGGTGTTCACCTTTTAATGAGATGGGGCTAAAACTGGAATTTTGGGAAAACGGCGAGGAAATAGTTGCCAAATGGATGCCAAGCAAATCGATGGAAGGATGGTTAGGAGTTTTACATGGCGGAATTCAGGCTACATTGGTTGACGAACTTGCCGGATGGATTGTTTTGCTTAAAAAAAATACTTCGGGAGTGACTTCTTCATTAAATATTGATTATTTAAAACCTGTTTACATTTCAAAAGGTGAAGTAACCATAAAAGGTAAACTAACTTCTACAGAAGGAAAAATTGCCAAAATAGAATGCACTCTGCTCGACGGTGAAGGCAAAGAATGCCTGCATGCAAAGGCTGACTATTTTTGTTTTCCTGAAAAAATTGCAAAAGCTAAATACCACTATCCCGGTATTGAGGCATTTTACGAATAG
- a CDS encoding OmpA family protein, translating into MLPKKFLFLIFIFFFTTPFFSEGQSNQRIQKQFDNALLYYKNQDFSSAIGELNKIIEKDSGFQDAYLLLSDVYKEMKNAELEIKNLILAQNIAEKPLINFYLAEAYFSLANYKNALLHYKTYFESGNISEERKSEIARQIENCKFAINAKNNPVDFNPQRLSNNVNSNNDEYWPVISLDQKKLVFTRLIRIPGRIPQEDFYFSELNSAGWNKAQPISEINTHQNEGAEILSADEKLLFFTACNRYDGKGSCDIYYSRFTNQKWTQAKNAGAPVNTGNWESQPAFSSDNRFLYFSSNRNGGMGNKDIWKIEFKGFDPIGNIIWGEPENLGENINTEGNEISPFIHPNNRNFYFVSDYHTGMGGYDIFTSKLSADSVFSKPVNLGYPVNTQNDEQGLNISADGRNAYFASARNEISGLDIYRFELDESIRPTPVTYAKTSVIDAKTKQAIRASINLVDLSESNNVRVEKTDDSGELLVCIPLGTNYAFNVSKEGYLFYSQAFRLEDAKTLREPYIFTIELQPVELGAEMNLYNIYFETDSFSILSKSEPELNKLIGFLENNPSLLIEIQGHTDDTGNQDKNEELSEMRAKSVAEYLIQNGINKSRLRSKGFGQDQPVASNKTEEGRQLNRRTTIKILGK; encoded by the coding sequence ATGCTACCGAAAAAATTCCTGTTTCTCATTTTTATATTCTTTTTTACAACTCCCTTTTTTTCAGAAGGACAATCAAATCAAAGAATTCAAAAACAGTTTGATAATGCTTTGCTATATTATAAAAATCAGGATTTTTCGTCAGCTATTGGAGAGTTGAATAAAATCATAGAAAAAGATTCCGGCTTTCAGGATGCTTATCTTCTATTGTCAGATGTTTACAAGGAAATGAAAAACGCTGAACTGGAAATCAAAAATCTTATATTGGCTCAGAATATTGCAGAAAAACCACTCATAAACTTTTATTTGGCTGAAGCTTATTTTTCGTTGGCTAATTATAAAAACGCACTTCTTCATTATAAGACCTATTTTGAAAGCGGAAATATTTCAGAAGAAAGAAAATCTGAAATTGCAAGACAGATAGAAAATTGCAAGTTTGCAATAAATGCAAAAAACAATCCTGTCGATTTTAATCCTCAAAGACTAAGTAACAATGTAAATTCAAATAACGACGAATACTGGCCGGTCATTTCACTCGACCAAAAAAAGCTTGTTTTCACCCGCCTGATAAGAATCCCGGGACGGATCCCACAGGAAGATTTTTATTTTTCTGAGTTAAATTCTGCAGGCTGGAATAAGGCCCAACCAATAAGCGAAATAAACACCCATCAAAATGAAGGTGCCGAAATACTTTCTGCCGATGAGAAATTACTGTTTTTTACTGCCTGCAACCGATACGACGGTAAAGGAAGTTGTGATATTTATTATTCGCGTTTTACGAACCAGAAATGGACGCAGGCAAAAAATGCAGGAGCGCCGGTAAATACCGGAAATTGGGAGTCGCAGCCTGCTTTTTCCTCTGATAACCGCTTTTTATACTTTTCGAGCAACCGGAACGGTGGAATGGGAAATAAAGACATCTGGAAAATTGAATTTAAAGGATTTGACCCGATTGGAAATATTATTTGGGGAGAACCTGAAAATTTGGGGGAGAATATAAATACAGAGGGAAATGAGATTTCTCCTTTTATTCATCCAAACAACAGGAATTTTTATTTTGTTTCTGACTACCATACCGGAATGGGCGGTTATGATATATTTACATCCAAATTATCTGCTGATTCTGTTTTTTCAAAGCCGGTAAACCTTGGATACCCTGTCAATACACAAAACGACGAGCAGGGTTTAAACATCAGCGCCGATGGAAGAAACGCCTATTTTGCTTCTGCGCGCAATGAAATATCAGGGCTGGATATTTACAGATTTGAACTCGATGAAAGCATCAGGCCAACACCTGTTACCTATGCAAAAACGAGTGTGATTGATGCCAAAACAAAGCAGGCAATCCGTGCAAGCATTAATTTAGTTGATCTTTCAGAAAGCAATAATGTGCGGGTAGAAAAAACCGATGATTCAGGAGAACTGCTGGTTTGTATTCCTTTAGGAACAAATTATGCCTTCAATGTTTCAAAAGAAGGATATTTGTTTTATTCGCAGGCTTTCCGCCTTGAAGATGCAAAAACGCTTCGTGAACCATATATTTTTACTATTGAACTTCAACCCGTTGAATTGGGAGCCGAAATGAATTTGTATAATATCTATTTTGAAACCGATTCATTCTCTATTTTATCAAAATCAGAACCTGAGCTAAATAAGCTAATCGGCTTTTTGGAGAATAATCCTTCATTGTTGATAGAAATCCAGGGACATACAGACGATACGGGAAACCAGGATAAAAACGAAGAGCTTTCAGAAATGCGTGCAAAATCGGTGGCAGAATACCTGATACAAAATGGGATCAACAAATCTCGTCTTCGTTCAAAAGGATTCGGACAAGACCAGCCTGTTGCTAGCAACAAAACAGAAGAAGGGCGCCAGTTGAACCGGCGCACAACAATTAAAATCCTTGGTAAATAA
- a CDS encoding PQQ-dependent sugar dehydrogenase produces MKNLFPVILISFLIFSCGQQEHKTTQVPDPDNGGLTLPEGFSALVVADEIGKGRHITVNENGDIYVSLRQQADNKGIACLRDTSGNGKADVVEYTGEHTGTGIKLHKGYLYFGADTAIVRYPITPGELVPGNEWQMIARGFPNERQHEAKPMAFDGKGNMYVNVGAPSNACMEQSRTKGSPGMDPCPLLENSGGTWKFKADVLNQDQMIDGVRYVTGIRNGMANFWNTAVDELYVVQHGRDQLDQFFPELYDAEDNAELPAEELFLATEGSDFGWPYCYYDQLKEKKVLGPEYGGDGEIQGRCETKSDPVMAFPGHLAPNDLLFYTGDMFPERYKNGAFIAFHGSWNRAPEPQKGYFVVFVPFDGSLPSGDWEIFADGFAGTDNIMSTRDAEHRPCGLAQGPDGALYVVDSIDGKVWKIMYSS; encoded by the coding sequence ATGAAAAATTTATTTCCCGTAATTCTTATCTCGTTTTTAATTTTTTCCTGTGGTCAACAGGAGCATAAAACAACTCAGGTGCCCGATCCAGACAATGGAGGTTTAACTTTACCAGAAGGATTCTCAGCCCTCGTAGTTGCTGACGAAATCGGAAAAGGAAGACACATAACAGTAAACGAAAATGGTGATATTTATGTTTCTCTCAGACAGCAAGCGGATAACAAAGGTATCGCCTGTTTAAGAGACACTTCCGGAAATGGAAAAGCAGATGTTGTTGAATACACCGGAGAACACACAGGTACAGGAATTAAACTGCACAAAGGATATTTATATTTTGGTGCTGATACAGCTATTGTCCGCTACCCGATAACACCCGGAGAACTTGTTCCTGGAAATGAATGGCAGATGATTGCCCGTGGTTTTCCAAATGAACGTCAACATGAAGCAAAACCTATGGCATTTGATGGAAAAGGAAACATGTATGTAAATGTGGGGGCACCGTCGAATGCCTGCATGGAACAATCAAGAACAAAGGGATCGCCGGGAATGGATCCGTGTCCGTTGCTTGAAAACTCAGGTGGTACATGGAAATTTAAGGCCGATGTTTTAAATCAGGATCAAATGATTGATGGAGTTCGTTATGTAACCGGAATCAGAAACGGAATGGCCAACTTTTGGAATACCGCTGTTGACGAACTATACGTGGTTCAACATGGCCGCGACCAGCTCGACCAGTTTTTTCCAGAGCTGTATGACGCTGAAGATAATGCCGAATTACCTGCCGAAGAATTATTCCTCGCTACTGAAGGTTCTGATTTTGGATGGCCTTATTGTTATTATGACCAACTCAAGGAAAAGAAAGTTTTGGGACCTGAGTATGGAGGCGATGGTGAAATACAGGGCAGATGTGAAACAAAATCAGATCCGGTAATGGCTTTTCCCGGGCATTTAGCTCCGAACGATTTGCTGTTCTATACCGGCGACATGTTTCCGGAAAGATACAAGAATGGTGCTTTTATTGCTTTTCATGGTTCATGGAATCGTGCACCTGAACCACAAAAGGGGTATTTTGTTGTTTTTGTGCCTTTTGACGGCTCCTTACCATCAGGAGACTGGGAAATTTTTGCAGATGGATTTGCAGGAACAGACAACATAATGAGTACACGTGATGCGGAACACCGGCCTTGCGGATTGGCACAAGGCCCCGATGGTGCTTTGTATGTAGTTGATAGCATTGATGGAAAAGTATGGAAAATTATGTACTCCTCATAA